From a single Gammaproteobacteria bacterium genomic region:
- the pspF gene encoding phage shock protein operon transcriptional activator produces the protein MPSIIGEAPAFVALLEQVSQAAPMSKPVLTIGERGTGKELIASRLHYLSGRWDEPLIKLNCASLTESLLESELFGHEAGAFTGAAARHVGRFERADGGTLFLDELATIPRRMQEKILRVIEYGEFERVGGSETIAVDVRIVGATNENLPILARTGAFRADLLDRLAFDVLVIPPLRARREDILSLAEHFAVTITAELGRPFFPGFAEPAIEALLDHEWPGNVRELKNVVERSVYRWEETETPVAKIILNPFESPYLPRTRALTLPTRAGSESPQTPAPRRKKTHSLPLDFKNTVRDFEVSLIDTAMKASRYNQRHAAEQLGLTYHQLRGCLRKYDLVEKYGRARGDDA, from the coding sequence ATGCCATCGATAATCGGTGAGGCTCCGGCCTTTGTCGCCCTGCTGGAGCAGGTGTCCCAGGCCGCGCCAATGTCCAAACCCGTCCTGACCATCGGCGAGCGCGGCACCGGCAAGGAACTGATCGCCTCGCGGTTGCACTACCTGTCGGGGCGCTGGGACGAGCCGTTGATAAAGCTCAACTGCGCCTCGCTCACCGAGAGCCTGCTGGAGTCCGAACTGTTTGGCCATGAGGCGGGCGCTTTTACCGGTGCCGCGGCGCGCCATGTCGGCCGCTTCGAGCGTGCCGATGGTGGCACCCTGTTTCTCGACGAGCTTGCGACTATTCCGCGGCGCATGCAGGAAAAAATCCTGCGTGTCATCGAATACGGTGAGTTCGAAAGGGTCGGCGGCAGCGAAACGATAGCGGTTGACGTGCGCATAGTGGGCGCAACCAATGAAAACCTGCCGATTCTTGCCCGCACCGGGGCGTTCCGCGCCGACCTGCTGGACCGGCTGGCTTTCGACGTTCTGGTCATTCCGCCGCTGCGCGCCCGGCGCGAAGACATTTTATCTTTGGCGGAACACTTCGCGGTTACGATTACTGCCGAACTGGGTCGACCGTTTTTCCCCGGTTTCGCCGAGCCGGCTATCGAGGCGCTGCTGGATCACGAGTGGCCCGGCAACGTACGCGAACTGAAAAATGTCGTCGAGCGCTCGGTTTACCGCTGGGAAGAAACGGAAACGCCGGTGGCCAAAATTATCCTCAACCCGTTTGAGTCGCCCTACCTGCCACGTACCCGGGCACTGACGCTGCCAACCAGGGCTGGTAGTGAATCGCCGCAGACACCAGCACCACGACGTAAAAAAACTCACTCCCTGCCGCTTGATTTCAAAAATACGGTCCGTGATTTCGAGGTGAGCCTGATCGACACCGCAATGAAGGCCAGCCGCTACAACCAGCGTCACGCCGCTGAACAACTCGGGCTCACCT